In one Amaranthus tricolor cultivar Red isolate AtriRed21 chromosome 8, ASM2621246v1, whole genome shotgun sequence genomic region, the following are encoded:
- the LOC130820630 gene encoding uncharacterized protein LOC130820630 produces the protein MGHSHVHDWGPVFIATILFVLLSPGLLFQVPGAQRCIEFGSFRTGGAAILFHALLYFGLICIFLIALGIHMYWG, from the coding sequence ATGGGTCATAGCCATGTGCATGATTGGGGTCCAGTGTTCATTGCAACAATCTTATTTGTGCTTCTTTCTCCTGGGCTATTGTTCCAAGTGCCAGGTGCACAAAGGTGCATTGAGTTTGGGAGCTTCCGTACTGGTGGGGCCGCCATTTTGTTTCATGCCCTTCTCTACTTTGGCCTTATTTGTATCTTCTTGATTGCCCTTGGTATTCACATGTATTGGGGTTAA